In one Nicotiana sylvestris chromosome 8, ASM39365v2, whole genome shotgun sequence genomic region, the following are encoded:
- the LOC138876135 gene encoding uncharacterized protein, translating to MVKRPRKRNPVKYLKKAKVEVHHLQKPRHPVTLEEFLPSWFHTKISHEGIEASCCNVDNGEEKNDVLPLAPSLEKLIESTPQEVNTCEEKVTFTNDDLLLGDTLLNRSLYLIGYMSDEKVNRILVDGGSSVNILPIRTGKELGIPMNKLSESRVMIQGFNQGGQRAIGAIRLEITIEDMQSSAWLHVIDAKTSYNVLLGRPWIHDNKGEVEKKIVADDEPFTEAESHFADAKFYLKNRIVKEIKADGGMKSKNDEPITKRVEVTIGKAKVVTEEVHANVNKSHKGGIASYGKKVSQVLQYVPKRKKDEGESSTLQTKTLKELTLPVKRIEVVKLSSKPLAGFVTQNHWQNVVLSTKRTGEGFDPNAYKLFAKAGYNPDEPSKLGKLPSEVATRQPREGLGYKQLSPVRISIRRASNNYITVEDESAASSRPSIFDRLGKSPVRTSMFERLGPLKKGNKFRRNFQGIRTPALPKIQEISKDFQSLEHDEDEESVGSSYHVTVQVENGVPSSIEDNAELEDISLCYHISFNNGDPQEDEDAKYAPPELEEGVKTTVDALKEVNLGTDEEPRPTYISALLKVDEESTYIEILKEFWDVFAWSYKEMPGLDPKVAVHHLAVKNGARSVKQTQRRFRSDLVPLIETEVNKLIEAGFIHEVKYPTWVSSIVPVRKKNGKIRVCVDFRDLNNACPKDEFPLPIPELMIDATTGYEAMSFMDGSSGYNQICMAPKDEDLTAFRTPKGIYCYNVIPFGLKNTGATYQRAMQNIFDDLLHKNVEFYVDDLVVKSREKGDHLKDLKMPPVLAAPIPGKPLILYIAAQERSVGALLAQENSEGKENSLYYLSRMMTSNELNYSPIEKLCLALVFSIQKLKHYFQAHTVRLVSKHVPRKENKKADALAALASSLTLFDHVQVTVCQKWVVPPPNEAEGEENELKHLVAVSEVEKEEWRQPIIDYLCYGILPENPRRRTEIRRRKFTPKWDGPYIVQESYSSGEYKLVDADGMRIDPINGKFLKKYYP from the exons ATGGTGAAAAGACCAAGGAAACGAAATCCAGTTaaatatttgaagaaagcaaaagtggaggtgcaccatcttcaaaagccacgacatccagtgaccttggaggagttcttaccaagttggttccacacgaagatttcccatgagggtATTGAGGCCTCTTGTTGCAATGTTGATAATGGGGAAGAAAAGAATGATGTCCTACCGTTGGCACCATCTTTGGAAAAGCTcatcgagtccactcctcaagaagttaatacttgtgaggaaaaagtcacgttcacaaatgacgatcttctTCTAGGTGACACTCTTCTTAACCGCTCATTGTACCTAATTGGCTATATGAGCGATGAAAAggtaaatcgaattttggttgatggaggatcctcagtaAACATTTTGCCAATTCGCACTgggaaagaacttggtattcccatgaacaaactctcagaaagtcgtgtgatgatccaaggattcaatcAAGGGGGAcaaagagccataggcgcgatcaggctggaaatcaccattgaagatatgcaatcaagtgcatggctacatgtgatcgatgcaaagacttcatacaacgtcttgcttggaaggccttggatacatgacaACAAA ggtgaagtcgagaagaagatagttgccgatgatgagccattcaccgaggctgagtcacacttcgccgatgcgaagttctacttgaagaaccgcattgtgaaggagATAAAAGCTGATGGTGGCATGAAAAGCAAGAATGATGAGCCCATAACTAAAAGAGTTGAGGTGACTATTGGTAAAGCCAAGGTTGTTACTGAGGAGGTACATGCCAACGTAAATAAATCTCATAAAGGGGGTATTGCgtcttatggcaagaaagtaagTCAAGTGCTCCAATATGTTCCcaaaaggaagaaagacgaggGCGAATCATCTACCCTCCAAACCAAGACActaaaggagttaactcttccggtaaAACGAATTGAGGTAGTAAAATTGTCCTCGAAGCCACTTGCAGGGTTTGTAACCCAAAATCATTGGCAGAATGTGGTGCTCTCTACAAAGCGAACAGgtgaaggttttgatcctaacgcttacaagctatttgcaaaagctggatacaatcccgatgagccgtcaaagttagggaagctcccatcagaagttgcaacgaggcaaccacgtgaaggtttAGGATACAAGCAACTgtcaccagtgcgcatctcaataagaagggcgagcaacaattatatcactgtagaagaTGAATCGGCCGCTTCTAGCAGGCCTTCTatctttgatcgacttggaaaatcGCCTGTGAGGACCTCCATGTTTGaaagattgggtccattaaagaaggggaacaagttTCGGAGAAATTTTCAAGGCATAAGAACACCTGCTTTACCCAAAATTcaggagatctctaaggatttccaaagtttg gagcatgacgaggatgaagaaagtgtgggttcttcgtatcatgttactgTACAAGTCGAGAATGGCGTTCCATCTTCAATAGAGGATAATGCAGAATTGGAGGATATTTCACTGTGTTATCATATATCCTTCAAtaatggggaccctcaagaagatgaagatgcgaagtatgctccacctgaacttgaagaaggagtgaaaacaacagttgatgccttaaaagaagttaatcTTGGTACCGATgaagaaccaagacccacatACATAAGTGCTTTACTAAAAGTtgatgaagagagcacttatatAGAGATACTCAAGGAGTTCTGGGATGTCttcgcttggagttacaaagagatgcctggcttggacccgaaagtagcagtccatcaccttgcagtcaaaaatggtgctcgCTCTGTTAAACAAACTCAAAGGCGCTTTAGGTcggacttggttcccttgattgaaaccgaagttaataaactcatcgaagctggctttattcatgaagttaaatacccaacatgggtttcaagtattgtccctgtaagaAAGAAGAATGGCAAGATTCGAGTGTGCGTTGACTTTAGAGATCTCAACAATGCATGTCCGAAAGATGAATTTCCGCTTCCTATTCCagagctgatgatcgatgctactactggttacgaggcaatgtctttcatggatggttcgtcgggctataaccaaatatgcatggcaccaaaagatgaagatcttactgcattccgtaccccaaagggtatttattgctacaatgTAAtaccttttggcttgaagaacactggtgctacttaccaaagagcTATGCAAAATATCTTTGAtgatcttctccacaagaatgtcgaattctatgttgacgacttggtggtaaaatcaagagagaagggagACCATTTGAAGGACTTGAAgatg cctccagttttagcagcccctatacctggaaagccattgatactatacattgcggcACAAGAAAGGTCCGTTGGagcactgttggcccaagaaaatagtgaagggaaagaaaactctctttactacttgagcaggatgatgacatcGAATGAActgaattattcgccaattgaaaagttatgtttggcgctagtcttctcaattcaaaagttgaagcactactttcaagctcatacTGTTCGTCTTGTTTCTAag catgtgccaaggaaagaaaataagaaggcggATGCTTTAGCTGCCCTAGCTTCATCGCTAACCCTGTTTGATCACGTGCAAGTTActgtctgccaaaaatgggtagtaccgccgccaaatgaggctgaaggtgaagaaaatgaactcaagcatcttgtcgcTGTTTCTGAAGTCGAGAAAGAGGAATGgagacaacccattatcgactacttgtgttatgggatacttccagaaaatccgcGGAGAAGAACTGAAATCCGtcgtc ggaagttcactccaaaatgggatgggccatatatTGTACAAGAATCTTACTCAAGTGGGgaatacaagctggttgatgcagatggcatgagaatcgaccctatcaatggcaagtttttgaaaaagtactatccttga